The proteins below come from a single Argentina anserina chromosome 1, drPotAnse1.1, whole genome shotgun sequence genomic window:
- the LOC126787543 gene encoding 40S ribosomal protein S15a-1, whose protein sequence is MVRVSVLNDALKSMYNAEKRGKRQVMIRPSSKVIIKFLIVMQKHGYIGEFEYVDDHRSGKIVVELNGRLNKCGVISPRFDVGVKEIEGWTARLLPSRQFGYIVLTTSAGIMDHEEARRKNVGGKVLGFFY, encoded by the exons ATGGTGAGAGTCAGCGTTCTGAACGATGCTCTGAAGAGCATGTACAACGCCGAGAAGAGAGGCAAGAGACAGGTCATGATCAGGCCTTCTTCTAAGGTCATCATCAAGTTCCTCATCGTCATGCAGAAGCATG GTTATATTGGTGAGTTTGAGTATGTTGATGACCACAGATCTGGAAAGATTGTGGTTGAACTCAATGGGAGGCTGaacaagtgtggggttatcaGTCCTCGCTTTGATGTTGGTGTCAAGGAGATTGAAGGCTGGACTGCTAGGCTTCTTCCCTCAAGACAG TTTGGATACATTGTGTTGACAACATCTGCTGGAATCATGGATCACGAGGAAGCTAGGAGAAAGAATGTTGGAGGCAAGGTTCTCGGTTTCTTTTATTGA